The DNA segment GTTTTCTCCTTGACGGCCTGCGGCTCTGGAACATCTAAGAATGATACAGAAGCATCGAAAGATGTTCAGGTTGTCAATATTGCCGGTGTGACAGGGAAAAACCGTATACATTCGTTGACGGCAATAACTACACTGGCTACGATTTCGAACTTCTGAAGAAGATTGATGAAAAAATGCCCCAGTACAAATTCAAGTACACCGCGCTGGCTCAGGATGCTTTGCTTACGGGATTGCAGAGTGGCAAGTATGATGTGGCAACGTGCTCTTTCTACGGTACTGCCGAGCGTTTTAAGACTTTGAAGATATGTTTGCGCTGTTGTTCGGCGTGTTCGGTTGGCGGGGCAGCGTAAATAGTTTTCGCAGTTAATCGTGTTTGGGCGGAAGTCTGTGATTTCCTACGTTTTGAATACTTAAATCTATTCGAAAATTTCGTAAATAGTTGCATATAGAACTTTCGTGACAAAAATTTTAAGTATTTAGTTAAGCGATTTGACTTTCTTGAAAGTTAAACCATATAATCAAACAGTGCTTTGACTGAAATGCTAAAGCATTTACGAAACATGAAGATGTGTGTTCGTGCATGTCGCCAAAGGAGAAAGACTTCTGTATTCCCACATCCGATATTGAATAAGGAGATGCAGCAATGAAGTTTGAATACCATGTCAAACCAACCGGCAACGATGCTGCGTGCGGCGACGCGGAGCATCCGTTCGCCACGATTTCCAAGGCCGCGCAGATGGCCTCTCCGGGGGACACGGTAATCGTGCATGAAGGCGTATATCGCGAACAAGTCGATCCGAAACGCGGCGGTCTGAGTGAACATGAGCGCATCACCTACTGCGGAGCCGAAGGCGAAGCACGGCCGGTTATCAAAGGCTCGGAATGCGTGCAGGGCTGGACGGAATTGGCCGATCATCCGCATGTGTGGACGGTGATGCTTGATAATACGATGTTCGGGGATTTCAATCCATTCGCGACCCCGATTTTCGGTGACTGGCTGGAAATGCCCAAGTTCGGCAAGGATCCGGACAAACATCTTGGCGATGTGTATCTCAACGGTGTTTCCTTCTTCGAATCGACGACGTTGGAAGGCGTATACGATCCGCAGCCGCGTGATACGGATGAGGATTTCGCGTTGAAGATTCCCTGCCCTGTGCCGGATGTGGACCGTACACGTTATGTATGGCATGCCGAAGTGGACGAGAATGCCGGCACCACAACGATCTGGGCGAATTTCCAAGGTGCCGATCCGAATGAGGAACTGGTGGAGGTCAGTGTTCGTCGCACATGCTTCTTCCCCTCCCGCAACCATGTCAACTACATCACCGTGCGTGGCTTTGAAATGGCGCAGGCCACTGGAGATTGGGCGCCGCCTACCTCGCAGCAGTGGGGCATGATCGGCCCGAACTGGTCGTATGGCTGGATCATCGAAGACAACGTGCTGCATGACGCCAAATTCTCCGCGGTGTCATTGGGCAAGGAAATCTCATCCGGCGACAACGAGTGGACGAAAACCGAGCGCAAGACCGGTTACCAGTACCAGTTGGAGGCCGTGTTCAAGGCCCGTCGCATCGGCTGGGAAAAGGG comes from the Bifidobacterium angulatum DSM 20098 = JCM 7096 genome and includes:
- a CDS encoding type 2 periplasmic-binding domain-containing protein is translated as MKKIDEKMPQYKFKYTALAQDALLTGLQSGKYDVATCSFYGTAERFKTLKICLRCCSACSVGGAA